AATGATCGTCGACGCTTCGCTTGGGCTCGGCATTGGGGAATCGCTCGAGCTCGCGGGCGAAACGTATCGCATCGTTGGCCTGACGAAAAACGCGCTCACGTCCGGCGGCGATTCCGTCGCATTCATGAGCGTCGCGGATGCACAAATCGTCGCGCTCGATCAACCAGCCGAAGCGCTCTTGCTCGAGCGACAACGCGTGGTCGAGCGCTTGCGCCGCACGGACCTCGGCCGAGGGCAGCCGGCCCTCGAGGATCTCGCGACGGATCCGCGCTGGCGTGCACCAGCGCTTGCGTCGCCGCCTCTCGCTGCGGTGCTCGTCGAAGCGGACCCGCATCGCATTGCCGATGTGCAATCCGAGATGCGAAGTTGGGGCGACGTGAGTGTCTACACGCAAGGCGAAGAAGAAGCGCTTTTGCTTGGCGGCGTGGTTCAACGGGCGCGAATGCAGATTGGCTTGTTCACGGTCATTCTCACATTGACTGCCGCGGTCATCGTCATGATGGTCATGTACAACCTGACGCTCGAGAAAACGCACGACCTTGCAGTTCTCAAGCTCATTGGGGCCCCGCGTTCACGGCTCGTGGGTATGGTTTTGCAACAGGCATGGCTCTTGGGGGCGCTCGGTTATGCTCTTGCGTATGCGGTGGGCCAAGTCGCGTATCCCATGTTTCCTCGCCGCGTGCTCATGACGGACACCATTTTCGTCGTGGCGCCCATTGCCACGTTTGCAATCGTGACACTCGCGAGCATGCTCGGCTTGAACCACGTTTTGCGAATCGATCCAGCGCGTGCTTTGGAGGGATGACGATGGCCGAAACCGAAGCCGTGCGAGCGGTGAGCTTGCGAAAAACCTACGGAACCGGATCCGCCGCCATCGTGGCTCTCGACGACGTCAGTTTGACGCTGGAACGCGGAACCGTTTCGGCGCTGCTTGGTCCGAGTGGTTCGGGAAAATCGACGCTCATCAAGGCGCTTGGATTCGTTTCGCCTGCGGATTCGGGCGAAGTGTTTTTCGAGGGGCGTCCGGTCGTCAAGGATGGCGTGCCGCTCGCCGACCTGTCGCGATTGCGAAGAAAACACTTGGGTTTTGTTTTTCAGAAGGCCAACTTGACGTCTTTTCTCACGGCGAGAGAAAACGTGGAAATCGCCTGTGAGTTTGGCGGGAAAACCGAGGGGCGGCGGCGCGCTCGGGAATTGCTCGGATACCTCGACGTAGTCCACCGGGAAAGTTCGTATCCGGAGACGTTGAGCGGCGGGGAGCAGCAACGCGTGGCGATTGCACGGGCGCTTGCGAACGAGCCTTCGCTCATTCTTGCCGACGAACCCACCGCCGCGCTCGATAGCATTCGCAGTCGCAACGTGATGGAGCTATTTCGGAAGGTTGCGCATGAGAGGAGCGCGGCGGTTTTGGTGGTTACGCATGACCACCGCGCCCTCGATGTCTTCGATGTGCTTTATGAAATGGAGGACGGGCGCATTCGGCCATATTCGCCCGTCGCAGCGCATTGAGGTGAAGGGTCAGTTCAGGCAAAGCGAATAGCTGCCCTTGCCGCTGTAGGAGACGACGCGCATCGCGTAATAGCCGCCTGACGCCGCAGAAACGTATTCGCTCGACGTCGGGCTCTCCGACACGGCCACCAGCTTCCAGCCATTGCTGTATTTGTACAGGTACAAGTCGTAGTCGGCATTCGACGGACCCGTGAGCGCTGCGCTCACACCGCTCGGGTAATACTTGTACAAGTACCCGCCATTGCTGAGCCCATCAGCAGGCTGATTCTGATAATACCCGCCACCCGGCAAGCTACCGGTGTAGTTTCCGCCCAAACACGCAGAACCGCCGCCACCACTGCTGGAACTGCTGCTGCTGGAACTGCTGGAGCTGGAGCTGGAGCTGCTGCTGCTGGAGCTGCTGCTGGAGCTGCTGGAGCTGCTGCCGCCTCCGCTGCCGCAAACGGCGTTTTTATCAGCGCAACAATCGCCGTAATTGGCGCATGCCGAATCACACCAGCATCCGCCGGGCGCCTGCGAGTTACAGTGTCCCGCGCAGCTATTGGGATCGGAGCCGCCGCTCGAACTGCTGGAGCTGCTGGAGCTGCTGCTGGAGCCGCCGCCGCAATTGCTTCCGGCGCCGACGCCGCAATCACAGCCATTTCCGTCGCTGCAGCACGCTTGACCGTTGTTCGTTCCGCATCCATAAAGGTACGCGGCGCCTTCTTTGTCGCTATTCG
This window of the Polyangiaceae bacterium genome carries:
- a CDS encoding ABC transporter permease; the encoded protein is MNLAMRDVRRHLARFIGTAAGLALLLTVVIAMQGIYAGMVDDATILTRAMNANLWLVQRDTRGPFAEGSRLDPSIESRAAAVPGVRRARPYTYQLIQREHRGNVMRIALVGLGWPDDPGLSLPLVRGRHLLQPHGEMIVDASLGLGIGESLELAGETYRIVGLTKNALTSGGDSVAFMSVADAQIVALDQPAEALLLERQRVVERLRRTDLGRGQPALEDLATDPRWRAPALASPPLAAVLVEADPHRIADVQSEMRSWGDVSVYTQGEEEALLLGGVVQRARMQIGLFTVILTLTAAVIVMMVMYNLTLEKTHDLAVLKLIGAPRSRLVGMVLQQAWLLGALGYALAYAVGQVAYPMFPRRVLMTDTIFVVAPIATFAIVTLASMLGLNHVLRIDPARALEG
- a CDS encoding ABC transporter ATP-binding protein, with product MTMAETEAVRAVSLRKTYGTGSAAIVALDDVSLTLERGTVSALLGPSGSGKSTLIKALGFVSPADSGEVFFEGRPVVKDGVPLADLSRLRRKHLGFVFQKANLTSFLTARENVEIACEFGGKTEGRRRARELLGYLDVVHRESSYPETLSGGEQQRVAIARALANEPSLILADEPTAALDSIRSRNVMELFRKVAHERSAAVLVVTHDHRALDVFDVLYEMEDGRIRPYSPVAAH